The following proteins are co-located in the Neodiprion virginianus isolate iyNeoVirg1 chromosome 6, iyNeoVirg1.1, whole genome shotgun sequence genome:
- the LOC124307217 gene encoding ralA-binding protein 1 isoform X5, with protein MDFESPDVEKDFPGLYASESGRKSNESDFSDDGHDRPSKKELLIGKRKDKKDKKDRGYATLEGESSPEEDIETKSPSKSKKSKTFKFPSKKEKREKSREKDGKEKETDKERERKKKDKDDKDTDKEKRKDKDKEKSKQKLKDRKKGKHWEETVDIGEEQPIFGVALQMAVERGRCHDGVELPLVVRNCIDYIEEYGMTVDGLYKVSAVKSKVQHLRKLYNQREVVDMSEFDPMVATSLLILFLRELPEPILQNGEVVSRFEQAASLKEVALRETQLIDLISQLPKCNKTLLAWVILHLDHLTAHEKTTKMNAQSIAMTLSPVLQMSHRLLLALLLHCKALFANVELSKYIPPLASGSPNLPDTMDAIAAELAKQESLLSQIHMQMNAGFVTKLREEQLWEVQRLITQLKISLDSDEELRERLIYGELLAMQESLGSRIAEERGEIKRLAELLMNKDFERSKPIAVPCTPEEADRVAIIELVLENQMLEKKKATLVRTIIEENIACVELRAQFLIQQLSDQDCMLAAKKI; from the exons ATGGATTTCGAAAGCCCTGatgttgaaaaagattttccTGGCTTGTACGCTTCGGAATCCGGGAGAAAGAGCAATGAAAGCGACT TTAGTGACGATGGACACGATAGGCCGTCTAAGAAGGAACTTCTCATTGGCAAACGTAAGGACAAAAAAGACAAAAAGGATCGTGGATATGCTACGCTAGAGGGTGAAAGCTCCCCAGAAGAAGACATCGAAACTAA GAGTCCATCGAAGTCAAAAAAGTCTAAAACATTCAAGTTCCCATCTAAGAAGGAAAAGCGAGAGAAATCCAGAGAAAAAGATGGTAAGGAAAAGGAAAcagataaagagagagagaggaaaaaaaaagacaaagacGACAAGGATACGGACAAAGAGAAACGTAAAGATAAAGATAAGGAGAAATCTAAACAAAAGTTGAAGGATcgcaaaaaaggaaaacattGGGAAGAAACTGTTGATATTGGTG AAGAACAACCAATCTTTGGCGTTGCTCTTCAAATGGCTGTGGAAAGAGGCCGTTGTCATGACGGAGTGGAGCTTCCATTGGTTGTAAGAAATTGCATTGATTACATTGAAGAATATG GTATGACTGTGGATGGACTATACAAAGTTTCAGCGGTAAAATCCAAGGTCCAACATCTGCGAAAACTTTACAATCAACGAGAAGTGGTAGATATGTCAGAGTTTGATCCCATGGTGGCTACAAGTTTGTTGATACTATTTCTCAG AGAGTTGCCGGAACCAATACTTCAAAATGGCGAAGTTGTATCTCGATTTGAACAGGCAGCTTCATTGAAAGAAGTTGCTTTGAGAGAAACGCAGCTAATTGATTTGATAAGTCAACTACCCAAGTGTAACAAGACTCTTTTGGCATGGGTGATCTTGCATTTAGATCACCTCACTGCACAT gaaaaaacTACCAAAATGAATGCTCAGTCTATCGCAATGACACTGAGTCCAGTTTTGCAAATGAGCCATCGACTACTCTTGGCATTGCTGTTACATTGCAAAGCATTATTTGCAAATGTTGAATTATCCAAGTATATTCCACCATTGGCCTCTGGTAGTCCAAACTTACCAGACACTATGGATGCCATAGCTGCCGAGTTGGCCAAACAAGAATCATTGCTGTCTCAAATTCATATGCAAATGAACGCAGGATTTGTAACCAAATTGAGAGAGGAACAATTGTGGGAAGTGCAGCGTCTCATAACGCAGCTCAAG ATATCTCTCGATAGTGACGAGGAACTGAGAGAACGGCTGATCTATGGCGAATTATTAGCAATGCAGGAATCACTAGGATCGCGTATTGCCGAAGAGCGAGGTGAAATAAAACGATTGGCCGAACTTTTGATGAATAAGGACTTTGAAAGAAGTAAGCCCATAGCAGTCCCCTGTACTCCCGAAGAAGCCGATAGGGTTGCAATAATTGAACTTGTTCTGGAAAATCAGATGCTGGAg aaaaaaaaggccACACTTGTGAGAACTattattgaagaaaatatagcTTGCGTGGAATTACGTGCACAATTCCTGATACAACAACTTTCAGATCAAGACTGTATGCTtgctgcaaaaaaaatttaa
- the LOC124307217 gene encoding ralA-binding protein 1 isoform X1 yields MDFESPDVEKDFPGLYASESGRKSNESDFSDDGHDRPSKKELLIGKRKDKKDKKDRGYATLEGESSPEEDIETKSPSKSKKSKTFKFPSKKEKREKSREKDGKEKETDKERERKKKDKDDKDTDKEKRKDKDKEKSKQKLKDRKKGKHWEETVDIGEEQPIFGVALQMAVERGRCHDGVELPLVVRNCIDYIEEYGMTVDGLYKVSAVKSKVQHLRKLYNQREVVDMSEFDPMVATSLLILFLRELPEPILQNGEVVSRFEQAASLKEVALRETQLIDLISQLPKCNKTLLAWVILHLDHLTAHEKTTKMNAQSIAMTLSPVLQMSHRLLLALLLHCKALFANVELSKYIPPLASGSPNLPDTMDAIAAELAKQESLLSQIHMQMNAGFVTKLREEQLWEVQRLITQLKRKYKTVQKLEGSTHKSLEEDLKLGDEGNLDISLHKAKIVPEEDNSYIKADYQPLPMAVVAHKESCSQSMDESNDQCDTPEVNEKLGMLPASKHVSQTKCIQEKLDASANELTPDEVVNRNSGETLQILKARQISLDSDEELRERLIYGELLAMQESLGSRIAEERGEIKRLAELLMNKDFERSKPIAVPCTPEEADRVAIIELVLENQMLEKKKATLVRTIIEENIACVELRAQFLIQQLSDQDCMLAAKKI; encoded by the exons ATGGATTTCGAAAGCCCTGatgttgaaaaagattttccTGGCTTGTACGCTTCGGAATCCGGGAGAAAGAGCAATGAAAGCGACT TTAGTGACGATGGACACGATAGGCCGTCTAAGAAGGAACTTCTCATTGGCAAACGTAAGGACAAAAAAGACAAAAAGGATCGTGGATATGCTACGCTAGAGGGTGAAAGCTCCCCAGAAGAAGACATCGAAACTAA GAGTCCATCGAAGTCAAAAAAGTCTAAAACATTCAAGTTCCCATCTAAGAAGGAAAAGCGAGAGAAATCCAGAGAAAAAGATGGTAAGGAAAAGGAAAcagataaagagagagagaggaaaaaaaaagacaaagacGACAAGGATACGGACAAAGAGAAACGTAAAGATAAAGATAAGGAGAAATCTAAACAAAAGTTGAAGGATcgcaaaaaaggaaaacattGGGAAGAAACTGTTGATATTGGTG AAGAACAACCAATCTTTGGCGTTGCTCTTCAAATGGCTGTGGAAAGAGGCCGTTGTCATGACGGAGTGGAGCTTCCATTGGTTGTAAGAAATTGCATTGATTACATTGAAGAATATG GTATGACTGTGGATGGACTATACAAAGTTTCAGCGGTAAAATCCAAGGTCCAACATCTGCGAAAACTTTACAATCAACGAGAAGTGGTAGATATGTCAGAGTTTGATCCCATGGTGGCTACAAGTTTGTTGATACTATTTCTCAG AGAGTTGCCGGAACCAATACTTCAAAATGGCGAAGTTGTATCTCGATTTGAACAGGCAGCTTCATTGAAAGAAGTTGCTTTGAGAGAAACGCAGCTAATTGATTTGATAAGTCAACTACCCAAGTGTAACAAGACTCTTTTGGCATGGGTGATCTTGCATTTAGATCACCTCACTGCACAT gaaaaaacTACCAAAATGAATGCTCAGTCTATCGCAATGACACTGAGTCCAGTTTTGCAAATGAGCCATCGACTACTCTTGGCATTGCTGTTACATTGCAAAGCATTATTTGCAAATGTTGAATTATCCAAGTATATTCCACCATTGGCCTCTGGTAGTCCAAACTTACCAGACACTATGGATGCCATAGCTGCCGAGTTGGCCAAACAAGAATCATTGCTGTCTCAAATTCATATGCAAATGAACGCAGGATTTGTAACCAAATTGAGAGAGGAACAATTGTGGGAAGTGCAGCGTCTCATAACGCAGCTCAAG AGAAAATACAAAACTGTGCAAAAATTGGAGGGATCAACGCACAAAAGTTTAGAAGAAGATTTGAAGTTAGGCGACGAGGGTAATCTTGATATCAGTTTGCACAAAGCTAAGATCGTTCCTGAGGAAGATAATAGTTACATCAAAGCTGATTATCAGCCATTGCCTATGGCTGTTGTAGCCCATAAAGAAAGTTGTTCTCAAAGTATGGACGAATCAAACGACCAATGTGATACACCTGAAGTGAATGAGAAATTAGGTATGCTGCCTGCAAGTAAACACGTTTCGCAAACTAAATGCATCCAAGAAAAACTGGATGCATCAGCTAATGAACTAACACCAGACGAAGTAGTTAATCGAAACAGTGGGGAAACTTTGCaaattt TGAAAGCTCGACAGATATCTCTCGATAGTGACGAGGAACTGAGAGAACGGCTGATCTATGGCGAATTATTAGCAATGCAGGAATCACTAGGATCGCGTATTGCCGAAGAGCGAGGTGAAATAAAACGATTGGCCGAACTTTTGATGAATAAGGACTTTGAAAGAAGTAAGCCCATAGCAGTCCCCTGTACTCCCGAAGAAGCCGATAGGGTTGCAATAATTGAACTTGTTCTGGAAAATCAGATGCTGGAg aaaaaaaaggccACACTTGTGAGAACTattattgaagaaaatatagcTTGCGTGGAATTACGTGCACAATTCCTGATACAACAACTTTCAGATCAAGACTGTATGCTtgctgcaaaaaaaatttaa
- the LOC124307217 gene encoding ralA-binding protein 1 isoform X3, with amino-acid sequence MDFESPDVEKDFPGLYASESGRKSNESDFSDDGHDRPSKKELLIGKRKDKKDKKDRGYATLEGESSPEEDIETKSPSKSKKSKTFKFPSKKEKREKSREKDGKEKETDKERERKKKDKDDKDTDKEKRKDKDKEKSKQKLKDRKKGKHWEETVDIGEEQPIFGVALQMAVERGRCHDGVELPLVVRNCIDYIEEYGMTVDGLYKVSAVKSKVQHLRKLYNQREVVDMSEFDPMVATSLLILFLRELPEPILQNGEVVSRFEQAASLKEVALRETQLIDLISQLPKCNKTLLAWVILHLDHLTAHEKTTKMNAQSIAMTLSPVLQMSHRLLLALLLHCKALFANVELSKYIPPLASGSPNLPDTMDAIAAELAKQESLLSQIHMQMNAGFVTKLREEQLWEVQRLITQLKRKYKTVQKLEGSTHKSLEEDLKLGDEGNLDISLHKAKIVPEEDNSYIKADYQPLPMAVVAHKESCSQSMDESNDQCDTPEVNEKLVKARQISLDSDEELRERLIYGELLAMQESLGSRIAEERGEIKRLAELLMNKDFERSKPIAVPCTPEEADRVAIIELVLENQMLEKKKATLVRTIIEENIACVELRAQFLIQQLSDQDCMLAAKKI; translated from the exons ATGGATTTCGAAAGCCCTGatgttgaaaaagattttccTGGCTTGTACGCTTCGGAATCCGGGAGAAAGAGCAATGAAAGCGACT TTAGTGACGATGGACACGATAGGCCGTCTAAGAAGGAACTTCTCATTGGCAAACGTAAGGACAAAAAAGACAAAAAGGATCGTGGATATGCTACGCTAGAGGGTGAAAGCTCCCCAGAAGAAGACATCGAAACTAA GAGTCCATCGAAGTCAAAAAAGTCTAAAACATTCAAGTTCCCATCTAAGAAGGAAAAGCGAGAGAAATCCAGAGAAAAAGATGGTAAGGAAAAGGAAAcagataaagagagagagaggaaaaaaaaagacaaagacGACAAGGATACGGACAAAGAGAAACGTAAAGATAAAGATAAGGAGAAATCTAAACAAAAGTTGAAGGATcgcaaaaaaggaaaacattGGGAAGAAACTGTTGATATTGGTG AAGAACAACCAATCTTTGGCGTTGCTCTTCAAATGGCTGTGGAAAGAGGCCGTTGTCATGACGGAGTGGAGCTTCCATTGGTTGTAAGAAATTGCATTGATTACATTGAAGAATATG GTATGACTGTGGATGGACTATACAAAGTTTCAGCGGTAAAATCCAAGGTCCAACATCTGCGAAAACTTTACAATCAACGAGAAGTGGTAGATATGTCAGAGTTTGATCCCATGGTGGCTACAAGTTTGTTGATACTATTTCTCAG AGAGTTGCCGGAACCAATACTTCAAAATGGCGAAGTTGTATCTCGATTTGAACAGGCAGCTTCATTGAAAGAAGTTGCTTTGAGAGAAACGCAGCTAATTGATTTGATAAGTCAACTACCCAAGTGTAACAAGACTCTTTTGGCATGGGTGATCTTGCATTTAGATCACCTCACTGCACAT gaaaaaacTACCAAAATGAATGCTCAGTCTATCGCAATGACACTGAGTCCAGTTTTGCAAATGAGCCATCGACTACTCTTGGCATTGCTGTTACATTGCAAAGCATTATTTGCAAATGTTGAATTATCCAAGTATATTCCACCATTGGCCTCTGGTAGTCCAAACTTACCAGACACTATGGATGCCATAGCTGCCGAGTTGGCCAAACAAGAATCATTGCTGTCTCAAATTCATATGCAAATGAACGCAGGATTTGTAACCAAATTGAGAGAGGAACAATTGTGGGAAGTGCAGCGTCTCATAACGCAGCTCAAG AGAAAATACAAAACTGTGCAAAAATTGGAGGGATCAACGCACAAAAGTTTAGAAGAAGATTTGAAGTTAGGCGACGAGGGTAATCTTGATATCAGTTTGCACAAAGCTAAGATCGTTCCTGAGGAAGATAATAGTTACATCAAAGCTGATTATCAGCCATTGCCTATGGCTGTTGTAGCCCATAAAGAAAGTTGTTCTCAAAGTATGGACGAATCAAACGACCAATGTGATACACCTGAAGTGAATGAGAAATTAG TGAAAGCTCGACAGATATCTCTCGATAGTGACGAGGAACTGAGAGAACGGCTGATCTATGGCGAATTATTAGCAATGCAGGAATCACTAGGATCGCGTATTGCCGAAGAGCGAGGTGAAATAAAACGATTGGCCGAACTTTTGATGAATAAGGACTTTGAAAGAAGTAAGCCCATAGCAGTCCCCTGTACTCCCGAAGAAGCCGATAGGGTTGCAATAATTGAACTTGTTCTGGAAAATCAGATGCTGGAg aaaaaaaaggccACACTTGTGAGAACTattattgaagaaaatatagcTTGCGTGGAATTACGTGCACAATTCCTGATACAACAACTTTCAGATCAAGACTGTATGCTtgctgcaaaaaaaatttaa
- the LOC124307217 gene encoding ralA-binding protein 1 isoform X2, giving the protein MDFESPDVEKDFPGLYASESGRKSNESDFSDDGHDRPSKKELLIGKRKDKKDKKDRGYATLEGESSPEEDIETKSPSKSKKSKTFKFPSKKEKREKSREKDGKEKETDKERERKKKDKDDKDTDKEKRKDKDKEKSKQKLKDRKKGKHWEETVDIGEEQPIFGVALQMAVERGRCHDGVELPLVVRNCIDYIEEYGMTVDGLYKVSAVKSKVQHLRKLYNQREVVDMSEFDPMVATSLLILFLRELPEPILQNGEVVSRFEQAASLKEVALRETQLIDLISQLPKCNKTLLAWVILHLDHLTAHEKTTKMNAQSIAMTLSPVLQMSHRLLLALLLHCKALFANVELSKYIPPLASGSPNLPDTMDAIAAELAKQESLLSQIHMQMNAGFVTKLREEQLWEVQRLITQLKRKYKTVQKLEGSTHKSLEEDLKLGDEGNLDISLHKAKIVPEEDNSYIKADYQPLPMAVVAHKESCSQSMDESNDQCDTPEVNEKLGMLPASKHVSQTKCIQEKLDASANELTPDEVVNRNSGETLQILKARQISLDSDEELRERLIYGELLAMQESLGSRIAEERGEIKRLAELLMNKDFERSKPIAVPCTPEEADRVAIIELVLENQMLEFCVK; this is encoded by the exons ATGGATTTCGAAAGCCCTGatgttgaaaaagattttccTGGCTTGTACGCTTCGGAATCCGGGAGAAAGAGCAATGAAAGCGACT TTAGTGACGATGGACACGATAGGCCGTCTAAGAAGGAACTTCTCATTGGCAAACGTAAGGACAAAAAAGACAAAAAGGATCGTGGATATGCTACGCTAGAGGGTGAAAGCTCCCCAGAAGAAGACATCGAAACTAA GAGTCCATCGAAGTCAAAAAAGTCTAAAACATTCAAGTTCCCATCTAAGAAGGAAAAGCGAGAGAAATCCAGAGAAAAAGATGGTAAGGAAAAGGAAAcagataaagagagagagaggaaaaaaaaagacaaagacGACAAGGATACGGACAAAGAGAAACGTAAAGATAAAGATAAGGAGAAATCTAAACAAAAGTTGAAGGATcgcaaaaaaggaaaacattGGGAAGAAACTGTTGATATTGGTG AAGAACAACCAATCTTTGGCGTTGCTCTTCAAATGGCTGTGGAAAGAGGCCGTTGTCATGACGGAGTGGAGCTTCCATTGGTTGTAAGAAATTGCATTGATTACATTGAAGAATATG GTATGACTGTGGATGGACTATACAAAGTTTCAGCGGTAAAATCCAAGGTCCAACATCTGCGAAAACTTTACAATCAACGAGAAGTGGTAGATATGTCAGAGTTTGATCCCATGGTGGCTACAAGTTTGTTGATACTATTTCTCAG AGAGTTGCCGGAACCAATACTTCAAAATGGCGAAGTTGTATCTCGATTTGAACAGGCAGCTTCATTGAAAGAAGTTGCTTTGAGAGAAACGCAGCTAATTGATTTGATAAGTCAACTACCCAAGTGTAACAAGACTCTTTTGGCATGGGTGATCTTGCATTTAGATCACCTCACTGCACAT gaaaaaacTACCAAAATGAATGCTCAGTCTATCGCAATGACACTGAGTCCAGTTTTGCAAATGAGCCATCGACTACTCTTGGCATTGCTGTTACATTGCAAAGCATTATTTGCAAATGTTGAATTATCCAAGTATATTCCACCATTGGCCTCTGGTAGTCCAAACTTACCAGACACTATGGATGCCATAGCTGCCGAGTTGGCCAAACAAGAATCATTGCTGTCTCAAATTCATATGCAAATGAACGCAGGATTTGTAACCAAATTGAGAGAGGAACAATTGTGGGAAGTGCAGCGTCTCATAACGCAGCTCAAG AGAAAATACAAAACTGTGCAAAAATTGGAGGGATCAACGCACAAAAGTTTAGAAGAAGATTTGAAGTTAGGCGACGAGGGTAATCTTGATATCAGTTTGCACAAAGCTAAGATCGTTCCTGAGGAAGATAATAGTTACATCAAAGCTGATTATCAGCCATTGCCTATGGCTGTTGTAGCCCATAAAGAAAGTTGTTCTCAAAGTATGGACGAATCAAACGACCAATGTGATACACCTGAAGTGAATGAGAAATTAGGTATGCTGCCTGCAAGTAAACACGTTTCGCAAACTAAATGCATCCAAGAAAAACTGGATGCATCAGCTAATGAACTAACACCAGACGAAGTAGTTAATCGAAACAGTGGGGAAACTTTGCaaattt TGAAAGCTCGACAGATATCTCTCGATAGTGACGAGGAACTGAGAGAACGGCTGATCTATGGCGAATTATTAGCAATGCAGGAATCACTAGGATCGCGTATTGCCGAAGAGCGAGGTGAAATAAAACGATTGGCCGAACTTTTGATGAATAAGGACTTTGAAAGAAGTAAGCCCATAGCAGTCCCCTGTACTCCCGAAGAAGCCGATAGGGTTGCAATAATTGAACTTGTTCTGGAAAATCAGATGCTGGAg ttttGCGTGAAATGA
- the LOC124307217 gene encoding ralA-binding protein 1 isoform X6, whose protein sequence is MDFESPDVEKDFPGLYASESGRKSNESDFSDDGHDRPSKKELLIGKRKDKKDKKDRGYATLEGESSPEEDIETKSPSKSKKSKTFKFPSKKEKREKSREKDGKEKETDKERERKKKDKDDKDTDKEKRKDKDKEKSKQKLKDRKKGKHWEETVDIGEEQPIFGVALQMAVERGRCHDGVELPLVVRNCIDYIEEYGMTVDGLYKVSAVKSKVQHLRKLYNQREVVDMSEFDPMVATSLLILFLRELPEPILQNGEVVSRFEQAASLKEVALRETQLIDLISQLPKCNKTLLAWVILHLDHLTAHEKTTKMNAQSIAMTLSPVLQMSHRLLLALLLHCKALFANVELSKYIPPLASGSPNLPDTMDAIAAELAKQESLLSQIHMQMNAGFVTKLREEQLWEVQRLITQLKRKYKTVQKLEGSTHKSLEEDLKLGDEGNLDISLHKAKIVPEEDNSYIKADYQPLPMAVVAHKESCSQSMDESNDQCDTPEVNEKLDISR, encoded by the exons ATGGATTTCGAAAGCCCTGatgttgaaaaagattttccTGGCTTGTACGCTTCGGAATCCGGGAGAAAGAGCAATGAAAGCGACT TTAGTGACGATGGACACGATAGGCCGTCTAAGAAGGAACTTCTCATTGGCAAACGTAAGGACAAAAAAGACAAAAAGGATCGTGGATATGCTACGCTAGAGGGTGAAAGCTCCCCAGAAGAAGACATCGAAACTAA GAGTCCATCGAAGTCAAAAAAGTCTAAAACATTCAAGTTCCCATCTAAGAAGGAAAAGCGAGAGAAATCCAGAGAAAAAGATGGTAAGGAAAAGGAAAcagataaagagagagagaggaaaaaaaaagacaaagacGACAAGGATACGGACAAAGAGAAACGTAAAGATAAAGATAAGGAGAAATCTAAACAAAAGTTGAAGGATcgcaaaaaaggaaaacattGGGAAGAAACTGTTGATATTGGTG AAGAACAACCAATCTTTGGCGTTGCTCTTCAAATGGCTGTGGAAAGAGGCCGTTGTCATGACGGAGTGGAGCTTCCATTGGTTGTAAGAAATTGCATTGATTACATTGAAGAATATG GTATGACTGTGGATGGACTATACAAAGTTTCAGCGGTAAAATCCAAGGTCCAACATCTGCGAAAACTTTACAATCAACGAGAAGTGGTAGATATGTCAGAGTTTGATCCCATGGTGGCTACAAGTTTGTTGATACTATTTCTCAG AGAGTTGCCGGAACCAATACTTCAAAATGGCGAAGTTGTATCTCGATTTGAACAGGCAGCTTCATTGAAAGAAGTTGCTTTGAGAGAAACGCAGCTAATTGATTTGATAAGTCAACTACCCAAGTGTAACAAGACTCTTTTGGCATGGGTGATCTTGCATTTAGATCACCTCACTGCACAT gaaaaaacTACCAAAATGAATGCTCAGTCTATCGCAATGACACTGAGTCCAGTTTTGCAAATGAGCCATCGACTACTCTTGGCATTGCTGTTACATTGCAAAGCATTATTTGCAAATGTTGAATTATCCAAGTATATTCCACCATTGGCCTCTGGTAGTCCAAACTTACCAGACACTATGGATGCCATAGCTGCCGAGTTGGCCAAACAAGAATCATTGCTGTCTCAAATTCATATGCAAATGAACGCAGGATTTGTAACCAAATTGAGAGAGGAACAATTGTGGGAAGTGCAGCGTCTCATAACGCAGCTCAAG AGAAAATACAAAACTGTGCAAAAATTGGAGGGATCAACGCACAAAAGTTTAGAAGAAGATTTGAAGTTAGGCGACGAGGGTAATCTTGATATCAGTTTGCACAAAGCTAAGATCGTTCCTGAGGAAGATAATAGTTACATCAAAGCTGATTATCAGCCATTGCCTATGGCTGTTGTAGCCCATAAAGAAAGTTGTTCTCAAAGTATGGACGAATCAAACGACCAATGTGATACACCTGAAGTGAATGAGAAATTAG ATATCTCTCGATAG
- the LOC124307217 gene encoding ralA-binding protein 1 isoform X4, with product MDFESPDVEKDFPGLYASESGRKSNESDFSDDGHDRPSKKELLIGKRKDKKDKKDRGYATLEGESSPEEDIETKSPSKSKKSKTFKFPSKKEKREKSREKDGKEKETDKERERKKKDKDDKDTDKEKRKDKDKEKSKQKLKDRKKGKHWEETVDIGEEQPIFGVALQMAVERGRCHDGVELPLVVRNCIDYIEEYGMTVDGLYKVSAVKSKVQHLRKLYNQREVVDMSEFDPMVATSLLILFLRELPEPILQNGEVVSRFEQAASLKEVALRETQLIDLISQLPKCNKTLLAWVILHLDHLTAHEKTTKMNAQSIAMTLSPVLQMSHRLLLALLLHCKALFANVELSKYIPPLASGSPNLPDTMDAIAAELAKQESLLSQIHMQMNAGFVTKLREEQLWEVQRLITQLKRKYKTVQKLEGSTHKSLEEDLKLGDEGNLDISLHKAKIVPEEDNSYIKADYQPLPMAVVAHKESCSQSMDESNDQCDTPEVNEKLGMLPASKHVSQTKCIQEKLDASANELTPDEVVNRNSGETLQIYISR from the exons ATGGATTTCGAAAGCCCTGatgttgaaaaagattttccTGGCTTGTACGCTTCGGAATCCGGGAGAAAGAGCAATGAAAGCGACT TTAGTGACGATGGACACGATAGGCCGTCTAAGAAGGAACTTCTCATTGGCAAACGTAAGGACAAAAAAGACAAAAAGGATCGTGGATATGCTACGCTAGAGGGTGAAAGCTCCCCAGAAGAAGACATCGAAACTAA GAGTCCATCGAAGTCAAAAAAGTCTAAAACATTCAAGTTCCCATCTAAGAAGGAAAAGCGAGAGAAATCCAGAGAAAAAGATGGTAAGGAAAAGGAAAcagataaagagagagagaggaaaaaaaaagacaaagacGACAAGGATACGGACAAAGAGAAACGTAAAGATAAAGATAAGGAGAAATCTAAACAAAAGTTGAAGGATcgcaaaaaaggaaaacattGGGAAGAAACTGTTGATATTGGTG AAGAACAACCAATCTTTGGCGTTGCTCTTCAAATGGCTGTGGAAAGAGGCCGTTGTCATGACGGAGTGGAGCTTCCATTGGTTGTAAGAAATTGCATTGATTACATTGAAGAATATG GTATGACTGTGGATGGACTATACAAAGTTTCAGCGGTAAAATCCAAGGTCCAACATCTGCGAAAACTTTACAATCAACGAGAAGTGGTAGATATGTCAGAGTTTGATCCCATGGTGGCTACAAGTTTGTTGATACTATTTCTCAG AGAGTTGCCGGAACCAATACTTCAAAATGGCGAAGTTGTATCTCGATTTGAACAGGCAGCTTCATTGAAAGAAGTTGCTTTGAGAGAAACGCAGCTAATTGATTTGATAAGTCAACTACCCAAGTGTAACAAGACTCTTTTGGCATGGGTGATCTTGCATTTAGATCACCTCACTGCACAT gaaaaaacTACCAAAATGAATGCTCAGTCTATCGCAATGACACTGAGTCCAGTTTTGCAAATGAGCCATCGACTACTCTTGGCATTGCTGTTACATTGCAAAGCATTATTTGCAAATGTTGAATTATCCAAGTATATTCCACCATTGGCCTCTGGTAGTCCAAACTTACCAGACACTATGGATGCCATAGCTGCCGAGTTGGCCAAACAAGAATCATTGCTGTCTCAAATTCATATGCAAATGAACGCAGGATTTGTAACCAAATTGAGAGAGGAACAATTGTGGGAAGTGCAGCGTCTCATAACGCAGCTCAAG AGAAAATACAAAACTGTGCAAAAATTGGAGGGATCAACGCACAAAAGTTTAGAAGAAGATTTGAAGTTAGGCGACGAGGGTAATCTTGATATCAGTTTGCACAAAGCTAAGATCGTTCCTGAGGAAGATAATAGTTACATCAAAGCTGATTATCAGCCATTGCCTATGGCTGTTGTAGCCCATAAAGAAAGTTGTTCTCAAAGTATGGACGAATCAAACGACCAATGTGATACACCTGAAGTGAATGAGAAATTAGGTATGCTGCCTGCAAGTAAACACGTTTCGCAAACTAAATGCATCCAAGAAAAACTGGATGCATCAGCTAATGAACTAACACCAGACGAAGTAGTTAATCGAAACAGTGGGGAAACTTTGCaaattt ATATCTCTCGATAG